The Halogranum gelatinilyticum genome contains a region encoding:
- a CDS encoding adenosylcobinamide amidohydrolase, whose protein sequence is MERVFETTVREGVCRLRREGTRWLSTGYDGGESRGPTAYNVTVPEGWPETDLGEYVRERRDRAGFSEPGPTLLTGVEQQHAHRARLGPVETVVTAGVSNPATLPLVSEAASATANETAPSDGRPVGTVNVVVGTTRSLAPGALENLLTVAAEAKTATLLATTGFTGTTTDAVVVGCDPAGEEAAFSGSATAVGAATRACVRDALTASLDSRYAVGDVELPESVADAAYGVVTDERATVSRLD, encoded by the coding sequence ATGGAGCGTGTCTTCGAGACGACCGTCCGCGAGGGCGTCTGTCGGCTCCGCCGCGAGGGGACGCGCTGGCTCTCGACGGGCTACGACGGCGGGGAGTCCCGCGGTCCCACGGCCTACAACGTCACCGTCCCCGAGGGATGGCCGGAGACCGACCTCGGCGAGTACGTCCGCGAGCGGCGCGACCGTGCCGGGTTCTCCGAGCCGGGACCGACACTCCTGACCGGCGTCGAACAGCAACACGCTCACCGCGCGCGACTCGGCCCGGTCGAGACCGTCGTCACGGCGGGCGTCTCGAACCCGGCGACGCTGCCGCTCGTATCCGAGGCCGCGTCGGCGACAGCGAACGAGACGGCCCCGTCCGACGGCCGCCCCGTCGGCACGGTCAACGTCGTCGTCGGCACGACCCGGTCGCTCGCGCCCGGCGCGCTCGAAAACCTCCTCACGGTCGCCGCAGAGGCCAAGACGGCCACGTTGCTGGCGACGACCGGATTCACGGGGACGACGACCGACGCGGTCGTCGTCGGCTGCGACCCGGCGGGCGAGGAGGCCGCCTTCTCCGGCAGCGCGACCGCGGTCGGCGCGGCGACCCGTGCCTGTGTCCGCGACGCGCTGACTGCCTCGCTGGACTCGCGGTACGCGGTGGGTGACGTCGAGTTACCTGAATCCGTCGCCGACGCGGCCTACGGCGTCGTCACCGACGAGCGAGCCACCGTCTCGCGGCTGGACTAG
- a CDS encoding amylo-alpha-1,6-glucosidase encodes MTDRRDEAVSVLRENRHDGYTIPSATLYPYQWNWDSAFIAVGLAGVDPEAAKRELRTLLSAMWDNGMAPQIAFWADAEGYFPGPDEWEAGNGDVQTSGITQPPVVVPAARHVYETTGDDAFRDELLPLLDRHLSWWVDERSFDGDTVYVRHPWATGMDDSPAWLSVLDSFDPEDITDDLDYVREDRKSDELSDQRPTDWDYDRYVALVRQGKALDWDEAALREACPFLVEDVLTNSIFVRACDDLAALYAAAGDESKANEWRRQAEHSRAGMRERLWDEELGTFVSYDRVNDRKLRVNSVAGLTSVFGEVPTNEQFASLRTNLRENFLRYDYGCPSYVGPDMDYDRYWRGPVWMNVNWLLVDGLRRYGATETADRIEQDSLELLDREGFREYFNPETGAGRGSDRFSWSAALYLDWTTDHS; translated from the coding sequence ATGACCGACCGACGCGACGAGGCCGTCAGCGTGCTCCGAGAGAACCGCCACGACGGTTACACCATCCCTTCGGCGACGCTCTACCCCTACCAGTGGAACTGGGACTCGGCGTTCATCGCTGTCGGCCTCGCTGGCGTCGACCCCGAGGCCGCAAAGCGCGAACTCCGGACGCTGCTGTCGGCGATGTGGGACAACGGGATGGCTCCACAGATCGCCTTCTGGGCCGACGCCGAGGGCTACTTCCCCGGTCCCGACGAGTGGGAGGCCGGCAACGGCGACGTACAGACCAGCGGTATCACCCAGCCGCCGGTAGTGGTGCCCGCCGCCCGCCACGTCTACGAGACCACCGGCGACGACGCGTTCCGCGACGAACTCCTGCCCCTGCTCGACCGCCATCTCTCGTGGTGGGTCGACGAACGCTCGTTCGACGGCGACACCGTCTACGTCCGCCATCCGTGGGCGACCGGGATGGACGACTCGCCGGCGTGGCTCTCGGTGCTCGACTCCTTCGACCCCGAAGACATCACCGACGACCTGGACTACGTCCGCGAGGACCGCAAGTCCGACGAACTCTCCGACCAGCGGCCGACGGACTGGGACTACGACCGCTACGTCGCGCTCGTCCGCCAGGGGAAGGCACTCGACTGGGACGAAGCCGCGCTCCGCGAGGCGTGTCCGTTCCTCGTCGAGGACGTCCTGACGAACAGCATCTTCGTCCGGGCGTGTGACGACCTCGCCGCGCTCTACGCCGCCGCGGGCGACGAATCGAAAGCGAACGAGTGGCGGCGACAGGCCGAACACAGCCGCGCCGGGATGCGCGAGCGGCTCTGGGACGAGGAGTTGGGGACGTTCGTCTCCTACGACCGTGTCAACGACCGGAAATTGCGAGTGAACTCCGTGGCGGGCCTGACGAGCGTCTTCGGCGAGGTGCCGACGAACGAGCAGTTCGCGAGCCTGCGGACGAACCTGCGCGAGAACTTCCTCCGCTACGACTACGGCTGTCCGTCCTACGTCGGTCCCGACATGGACTACGACCGCTACTGGCGCGGGCCGGTCTGGATGAACGTCAACTGGCTGCTCGTCGACGGACTGCGACGCTACGGCGCGACGGAGACGGCCGACCGAATTGAGCAGGACAGCTTGGAACTCCTCGACCGCGAGGGATTCCGCGAATACTTCAACCCCGAGACCGGCGCGGGCCGCGGGAGCGACCGTTTCTCGTGGAGTGCCGCGCTGTATCTCGACTGGACGACTGATCACTCATGA
- a CDS encoding cob(I)yrinic acid a,c-diamide adenosyltransferase: MSNNEPETTETTDDAPTEPTEPTEATTSTATAADDVRRNTPGKGRKPDARAIEAAAPDEFGLVQAWWGGGKGKTTAALGMAFRAAGHGFRVHVLQLMKGGADSVEDVRGEYNAIAAVPGISYENLGHYGWAGMRDGSDEADHATQAEAGFERAKELVAAAGEADLSEPLPLDGDPEDGVHLLVVDELLYAVSMGLLDESAVVDFVESKPENLELVLTGSHDRPEYLDDVADLITQVKMEKHPFETGQRARKGTEY; this comes from the coding sequence ATGAGCAACAACGAACCCGAGACCACCGAGACGACTGACGACGCACCGACCGAACCGACCGAACCGACTGAAGCGACCACGTCGACGGCGACTGCCGCCGACGACGTCCGACGCAACACTCCAGGCAAGGGCCGCAAACCGGACGCCCGCGCCATCGAAGCCGCCGCGCCCGACGAGTTCGGGCTCGTGCAGGCGTGGTGGGGCGGTGGCAAGGGTAAGACGACCGCCGCGCTCGGCATGGCCTTCCGCGCCGCGGGCCACGGCTTCCGCGTCCACGTCCTCCAGCTGATGAAGGGCGGTGCGGACAGCGTCGAGGACGTCCGCGGCGAGTACAATGCCATCGCTGCGGTTCCAGGTATCTCCTACGAGAACCTCGGCCACTACGGCTGGGCCGGGATGCGCGACGGCAGTGACGAGGCCGACCACGCCACGCAGGCCGAGGCTGGCTTCGAGCGCGCGAAAGAACTCGTCGCCGCCGCGGGCGAGGCCGACCTCTCCGAACCACTCCCACTCGACGGCGACCCCGAAGACGGCGTCCATCTGCTCGTCGTCGACGAGCTCCTGTACGCCGTGTCGATGGGGCTGCTCGACGAGTCCGCCGTCGTGGATTTCGTCGAGTCGAAACCCGAGAACCTCGAACTCGTCCTGACCGGGAGTCACGATCGACCGGAGTATCTCGACGACGTCGCCGACCTCATCACGCAGGTCAAGATGGAGAAGCATCCCTTCGAGACGGGCCAGCGCGCCCGGAAGGGAACCGAGTACTGA
- the cobD gene encoding threonine-phosphate decarboxylase CobD: MDPEALSDVDHVPHGGVTDADLLDFSANINPVRPRGVTQVYDAAFGASTRYHADDYTEFRLAAADYADCEPEHVVPTAGGLIAIRLALGVTVSPGDAVAVPAPSFGEYAREARLQGGDPEFVDADTLLDLDPEPYSVVVVCNPNNPTGQLYPADDLQRFARQCRRADTTLLVDEAFLDFTDSPSIAGTRGVVVARSLTKMFGLPGIRAGYAAAEGDLRERLETARPAWGLSTPAADVGAYCMRQDEFVEETRARVTRERQRMYDVLTHEFDVRESHAPFLLVDVGDRDVQTVAETTRKRGVAVRDATTFRGLDSHIRVAVKRAEENDRLLDALRDV; encoded by the coding sequence ATGGACCCTGAGGCCCTCTCGGACGTCGACCACGTTCCGCACGGTGGGGTCACCGACGCGGACCTCCTCGATTTCAGTGCCAACATCAACCCGGTGCGGCCCAGAGGTGTGACACAGGTCTACGACGCCGCCTTCGGCGCGTCGACCCGCTACCACGCCGACGACTACACCGAATTCCGGCTCGCCGCGGCCGACTACGCCGACTGCGAACCCGAACACGTCGTCCCCACGGCGGGCGGTCTCATCGCCATCCGGCTCGCGCTCGGTGTCACCGTTAGCCCCGGCGACGCGGTCGCCGTCCCCGCGCCGAGCTTCGGCGAGTACGCCCGCGAGGCGCGCTTGCAGGGCGGCGACCCCGAGTTCGTCGACGCCGACACGCTGCTCGACCTCGACCCCGAGCCGTACTCGGTGGTCGTCGTCTGCAACCCGAACAATCCGACGGGCCAGCTCTACCCGGCGGACGACCTGCAGCGGTTCGCCCGCCAGTGCCGCCGGGCGGACACGACGCTGCTCGTCGACGAGGCCTTCCTCGACTTCACCGACTCCCCCTCTATCGCGGGGACCCGCGGTGTCGTCGTCGCCCGCTCGCTGACGAAGATGTTCGGCCTGCCCGGCATCCGCGCGGGCTACGCCGCCGCCGAGGGCGACCTCCGCGAACGACTCGAAACCGCCCGCCCCGCGTGGGGACTGAGCACGCCCGCGGCCGACGTCGGCGCGTACTGTATGCGCCAAGACGAGTTCGTCGAGGAGACCAGAGCGCGGGTCACCCGCGAGCGGCAGCGGATGTACGACGTCCTGACTCACGAGTTCGACGTCCGCGAGTCGCACGCGCCCTTCCTGCTCGTCGACGTCGGCGACAGAGACGTTCAGACCGTCGCCGAGACCACCCGCAAGCGCGGGGTCGCCGTCCGCGACGCGACGACCTTCCGCGGGCTGGACTCGCACATCCGTGTCGCCGTCAAGCGCGCAGAGGAGAACGACCGGCTGCTCGACGCGCTGCGGGACGTCTGA
- a CDS encoding cobyrinic acid a,c-diamide synthase produces MKGVVVAGTASGVGKTVATLAVCRALQREGRTVQPAKAGPDFIDPSHHTAATWRASRTLDPWMQGVDGLRENYARGDGDVCVVEGMMGLYDGAGDPDTSTARVAELLGLPVVLVVDASAGMESVAATALGFKRYAEHSGHDIDVAGVLASRAHGGRHEQGIEDALPDDIAYLGRIPPREDLTIPERHLGLVLGEEESLTGEALDAAADGLDTDRLLDVARAATPPSESVESASSRATAAGDTADGSDDGPRIAVADDAAFRFVYPATRERLRANATVVPFAPTAGDDLPDCDAVYLPGGYPELHANALESSPGLATLADRAANGLPVLGECGGLMALAESLTTAEGDTYEMAGVLPADVRMEDRYQALDHVELEGREGVLTADAGGTLRGHEFHYSSATVADDARFAFDVVRGSGIDGEHDGLTEYRTLGTYAHVHAASGAFDRFVAAAEGG; encoded by the coding sequence GTGAAGGGCGTCGTCGTCGCTGGCACCGCGTCGGGTGTCGGGAAGACCGTGGCGACGCTCGCGGTGTGTCGCGCGCTCCAGCGCGAGGGGCGAACCGTCCAGCCCGCGAAGGCCGGCCCGGACTTCATCGACCCGAGTCACCACACCGCCGCGACGTGGCGCGCGTCGCGGACGCTCGACCCGTGGATGCAGGGCGTCGACGGACTCCGCGAGAACTACGCCCGCGGCGACGGCGACGTCTGCGTCGTCGAGGGGATGATGGGGCTGTACGACGGTGCTGGCGACCCCGACACGTCGACCGCGCGGGTGGCCGAACTGCTCGGCCTGCCCGTCGTGCTCGTCGTCGACGCGAGTGCGGGGATGGAGAGCGTCGCCGCCACCGCGTTGGGATTCAAGCGTTACGCCGAGCACTCCGGCCACGACATCGACGTCGCGGGCGTCCTCGCGAGCCGCGCCCACGGCGGCCGTCACGAGCAGGGAATCGAGGACGCGCTCCCCGACGACATCGCCTATCTCGGTCGGATTCCCCCGCGTGAGGACTTGACCATCCCCGAGCGACATCTGGGGCTGGTCCTCGGCGAAGAGGAGTCACTGACCGGCGAGGCACTCGACGCCGCGGCCGACGGTCTCGACACCGACCGCCTGCTCGACGTCGCGCGGGCGGCCACCCCACCGAGCGAGTCCGTCGAGTCCGCGTCGTCGCGAGCGACGGCCGCGGGTGACACCGCAGACGGGAGCGACGACGGTCCCCGCATCGCCGTCGCCGACGACGCCGCCTTCCGGTTCGTCTATCCGGCGACCCGCGAACGGCTCCGCGCGAACGCGACGGTCGTCCCCTTCGCGCCGACGGCGGGCGACGACCTGCCCGACTGCGACGCGGTCTATCTTCCCGGCGGCTACCCCGAACTCCACGCCAACGCCCTCGAATCGAGTCCGGGCCTCGCCACTCTCGCCGACCGCGCCGCCAACGGCCTGCCCGTCCTCGGCGAGTGCGGCGGCCTGATGGCCCTGGCCGAGTCGCTGACGACGGCCGAGGGCGACACATACGAGATGGCGGGCGTCCTCCCCGCCGACGTCCGGATGGAAGACCGGTATCAGGCCCTGGACCACGTCGAGTTGGAGGGTCGAGAGGGGGTGCTCACCGCCGACGCGGGCGGGACGCTCCGGGGCCACGAGTTCCACTATTCGAGTGCCACCGTCGCCGACGACGCCCGCTTCGCCTTCGACGTGGTTCGCGGGTCGGGCATCGACGGCGAGCACGATGGGCTGACCGAGTACCGGACGCTCGGAACGTACGCCCACGTCCACGCCGCGAGCGGTGCGTTCGACCGGTTCGTGGCGGCTGCGGAGGGAGGGTGA